Within the Sulfitobacter sp. JL08 genome, the region GCCTTGACCGTGTCCCAGACGCCGACCATCTCGATTTCGGTCTGCGCGTGACAATAGGCGCGGGCAAACGCGGCCGCAAAGCTGTTGCCGGGATTGCACTGGTAATGCCTGTAAACCTCGCGGATGTTGCGTTCGGTCGCATGCTCCGCCTTGACCAGCCCGACCATGTCGATAACACCCGCCAGCGACCGAACCGCATAGGCACCACGCGAATATCCCATCAGATAAATGCTGTCACCGGGGCGATAACGCGATGCCAGATACCCGTAGGCGCGCCTGATCTGCCGGTTGATCCCGCGCCCCATCATCACATCAGGCGCGGCGCGCCAATCCATGAACTGCAACCCCGCCTCGTAATAAAGCGACACGTCGCCGTTCATTTCACGCAACAGTTTATAGGTTTGTCCGGCGTGGGTTTCATAGCCGGGTTCCAACGTGGACATCGTCCCGTCCAGAATGATCACATGGCTGACAGGGCCGCGCCCGCGCGGTTTGCTTGACCGGGCGCGCGACAACCGCGCCCGCAGCCACGCCGAAAATGCATTAGTCAGCCAGTTCAGTTGCATCCTGTAACAATTCCCATACTCGTAATGGCGTAAACGGCATGTCCGCCTGCCTGACACCTTTGTTCCACAGCGCATCCTGCACCGCATTGGCCACCGCCGCCATGGACCCGACTGTCCCGGCCTCACCGCAGCCTTTCATCCCCATGGGATTGGCCGTCGATGGCACCGGTTCAGAGCGAAAGCCAATCATGGGCAGATCATCGGCCCTTGGCATGGCGTAGTCCATGAAACTTGCCGTGAGCAGTTGGCCATCTTCATCATAGACCACCCGCTCGCTCAGCGCCTGACCAAGACCCTGGGCCACACCTCCATGTACCTGACCTTCGGCCAGCATCGGGTTGATAAGATTCCCGAAATCGTCCACCACACAGTACTTATCCACCCGCGTCACGCCGGTTTCCGGATCAATCACAACTTCCGCGACATGCGCACCGTTCGGGTAGGATCGCGCCGGCAAAGTGGCGCGCGCCTCGTGCTCCAGCAAATCGGTGCGCCCGTCCGCGCGCGCCATGTCGGCCGCTTCCAGCAGGGTCGGGGTCATATTCGACCCCGGCGCGCGAAATGTTTCATCGTCAAACACAACATCTTCTCTTTCCACCCCCATCTTATCTGCCAGATAGGGCGTAAATGCGGCGATCATCGTGTCAGCTGTGGCCAGCGTGGCATGGGTTTGCACCGTCACAGACCGTGACCCGCCTGTGCCACCACCCTTGGCAATCAGATCACTGTCGCCCTGCACCACATGGATGCGGTCCGCCGGAATACCGGTCTGGTCCGCCAGAAACTGCGCATAGACCGTTTCATGCCCCTGCCCGTTTGATTGTGTGCCCACAAGAATATGCACTGTCCCGTCCGCGTTAAAGACCACCTTGGCACCTTCCGAAGGATCGCCCAGAATACTTTCAATATAGTAACACAAGCCCTGCCCGCGCAGCTGGCCCCGCGCGCCATCCGCCGCCTTGCGCGCGGCAAAACCGGCGGCATCCGCCTCGACCGCGGCCCGCGCCAGCACCTTGTGAAAATCACCAACATCGTAAAGTTCGCCGGTGGCCGACGTATAGGGAAACGCACCCGCAGGAATGAAATTGCGCCGCCGCAACTCCCACGGATCAACGCCCAGTTCGCGTGCCGCGCGGTCCATCGCCCGTTCCAGCACATAAATCGCCTCGGGGCGGCCCGCGCCGCGGTAGGCATCAACCTGCGCCGTGTTCGTGTAATAGCCTTCCACCTGCAACCACGTGGTTTGCACATCGTAACAGCCCATAAGAACCTTGGAAAACAGCAGGGTCTGGATCGGCTGGGCGAATTGCGAATTATAGGCACCCAGATTGCATTTGGTGCGCACCCGATAAGCCGTGATCTTGTGGTTCTCGTCAAAGGCCAGTTCCGCCAGAGAGTCCAGATCGCGCCCGCCATTGTCGCTCAGCATCGCCTCGGTCCGCTCGGACATCCAGCGCACAGGGCGGGTCAGCATCCGCGCGGCCTGCGCCACCACGAAATATTCCGGATAGGGCATCGCCTTCATGCCAAACCCGCCACCTACATCGGGGATGGTGACGCGCACGTTTTCGGGCGGCAAGCCCGTCATCGCGCACAACTGATCCTTGAGGCCCCAAACCCCCTGCCCGTTGAACGCCACGTGTAATCTGTTGCCGTCCCAATCAGCGAAACAGCCGCGCGGCTCCATGGAATTCACGATAATCCGGTTGTCAGCCACATTCAGACGCACCACATGCGCCGCCGCGGCAAAGGCCGCATCGGTCGCCGCTTCATCACCCATGCCCCAGTCAAAGGCGCGGTTGTCGGGCGCTTCGTCATGCAGGGGCGCGCCACCCGGGCCGACATCGGTTTTGACAGGCAGTTCTTCGTAATCCAGAGCGATCAACTCGGCGGCGTCGCGCGCCTGTTCGTGGCTGTCCGCCACGATCATCGCAACCGGATCGCCGACAAACCGCACCCGCCCGCGCGCCAGAAAGGGCCGCACCGGCGCGGCGGCCTTGGTTCCGTCGCGATTGTCCAGAATTGTGGCTCGCATTGCCGTGGTGATGCCGGCGGCATCCAGATCATCACTGCTCAGAACCAGATGCACCCCGTCAGCGGCGCGCGCCTCTTCCAGATCGAGGGATATGATCCTTGCATGCGCCACGGGCGAGCGGAACACATAGGCATGCAATGCGCCCGCAGGCGCCACATCATCAATATATCCACCGCCACCCGTCAGAAACCGCAGGTCTTCGACCCGCCGCACCGGCTGGCTTTTCCCGAATTTTTCCATGATCTGCCCTTTGCCTTCTGCGCTCGTCCGGACACTAGCCCCAAGTGCGCCAGTGTCCAGCAGATGGCGCGCAGATCAGCGCAGGCTTTGTGTACTGATCACATCGCGCAGGCCATAGCCGTTGAACGCAGTGCTCATCGCGATCGAATAGGCGCCCATGGCGTCAAACAGAACATAATCGCCCGCCTGCAGGTCATCCGGCAGCGGCAACCCGTCGGGCAACCGATCCAGACTGTCACAGGTTGGTCCGAATACCACGCGCGGGCGCGGCGCAGCCTCCCGCAACTGTCCATCCGGCGCATAAACACGCACACGATGCGACAGCGCCATGTCGCGCAGATCGGCCAGCCCACCATAGATACCATCGTTCAGAAACAGCTGATCGGGGGCGCGCACGGCCTTGACCCGCGCAGCCAGCGAAAACGCCTCGGCCACCATCGCGCGGCCCGGTTCACACAGCAGATCAGGGCGCTGCGCGCCAAAAGCATCGGTGACAGCACCGTCAATAGCATGGAAAACAGCATCCAGATCGGGCACAACCGGCCCGCGGTGCGCGGCAAACCCGCCCCCCACATTCAGGCGCCCGGTTGTCACACCTGCCGTTTTCGTGATCTCCGCAGCCGCACGGATATAGACCGCCCAGACATTCGGATCTTCGCACTGGGTGCCCGGATGAAAGCACAGGGACGGCGCAAAGCCCATTTCGGCAACGGCGCGCAGCAATTCCACCGCGCGTTCGGGCGTTGCCCCGAATTTGGCACCGAAATCATAGGCCGCACCCGACACGGGCAAGGCAAAGCGCACTGCAACCTCGCAGTCACGCGGCACCGCATGCAACTTGCGTAATTCGCCCATGTCATCGACAGACCAGCTGGCCACACCGGCGGCGATACCCGCAGTGATCTCTGCAGCCGACCGGACAGGGTTATTGTAATGCAGTGTGGCACTTGGCAGAGCACGGCGCACGGCCGCCATTTCAGCAGGCGATGCGACATCAAAAGCGGTCAGTCCGGCAGCCACCAGATTGTCCAGCACAACAGCACTGTCATTGGCCTTGACCGCATAGGTCACCAACCCGTCAAAGCCGCCCTGAAACTGGCGCGCCGTTGCCTGCAACAATGCCGGATCAAAATACAAAACCGGCTGGTCCGGCTGTTCGCGCGCCAGATGTGTGGCCGGATCGCGCCAAAGTGTCGGGTTCTGCTGCATCTTTAACCTCGTCTGTTTTTTTCCAGTTTCTTCTGTTTCATTGTCGATTCAACGTATCACTTATGTTAATTCAGAGTCATTGATCGGCATATCGAAGGCTAATTGATGCAAATCGACGAAACGGATACGAAATTGCTGCGCCTGTTGCGTGAAAACGCGCGCCTGCCTGTCAGCACACTGGCCGCGCGTCTGGGGCTGGCACGCACCACAGTGCAGGCGCGGATCGAACGTCTGGAAAAGACTGGTACGATTTTGGGCTATACGCTGCGCACAGGCGGGCATCTGCGCCCGCGCCTACGCGCGACGGCCCTTGTCAGCATCGAACCGCGCAGTGGCCCCGCCGTTCTGGACCGGCTGCGATCGCTGTCAGGCGTCGAAGTGGTGCACACCACGGCGGGGCGCTTTGATCTGATGGTACAGATTTCCGCCGGATCAACCGAAGAACTGGACGCCACGCTGGACCGCATCGGCGAGGCGCGCGGCGTGCGCAGTTCGGAAAGCCTGATCCATCTGGCAACAAAACTGGACCGCGTGATCTAGGATTCGCAGCAGTTCCGACAAAAAAAGGCGGCCCCCAAGGCCGCCTTTTGAAAATGACGTCACGTCACGCGCGTTCAGAATATTCCATCGTTTCGGTGTTCACCACCACGTCTTCGTCCTGACCGACAAAGGGCGGAACCATGATCTTTACACCGTTATCAAGGATCGCAGGCTTGAACGAATTTGCCGCAGTCTGGCCTTTGACCACCGGTTCAGTCTCGACAATCTTGCACACCACTTTTTGTGGCAGCGACGCGCTCAGCGCCTCGCTTTCATGAAACTCGACCACAACGGTCATACCGTCCTGAAGGAACGGACGGCGTTCCCCCAGAATATCAGCGGGAACTTCGACCTGTTCATAGGTTTCCGCATCCATGAAAACCAGCATCCCATCGTTTTCATACAGAAATTGCTGGTCTTTTTGTTCCAGACGCACCCGTTCCACCTTGTCGGCAGAGCGGAATCTTTCGTTCAGTTTCGATCCGTTTCGCAGGTTCTTCATTTCCACCTGCGCAAACGCGCCGCCCTTTCCGGGTTTGACGTGATCGACTTTCACAGCGGCCCACAGACCACCATTGTGCTCCAGTATATTCCCTGGGCGGATTTCGTTTCCGTTAATTTTAGGCATGTGCAGAAACCATGGCAAAAGGTTGATGAAAAGTTGATCGCACCTATATCTGGCGGGATAGAGGCTGGCAAGACAACCATATCTCGTGCTGCATATGCAGAAAGCCATGCGACAAGCGCATAGGTGTTATGCGTTTACGGGGTATCCGAATCGAAACTAATGCTTCATAAGAAACGCCACGCCGAAAATGCAAGAGCAAGAAAAACAAGGATGACGAGATGAAAGATTTCGTTGACGGCACAGCCTTTAATAACGAGCAAGGCAACCGTGCACGCAAACTATTCGCAGCTGTCGTATTGGCTGCACTGGACGACGCCATCGCCGACGACAAGAAGTATGGCAATGGTCCTGAACAGATCGCCCGCTGGGCCCGTTCCCGTGACGGGCGCGAGGTGCTGTCGTGCGCGGGCATCGACCCGAACGAACGTGTCGTGACCGGGCTGATGGATTTCGTCGGCAAGGGCGTGCGTACGTCTGTCGCCCTGTCGCGCGAAGAAAGCGAACGCCGCAACGCTGCCCAGCAGGCCGAAGCCGCCTAAGCGACCACGTCAGTTCAAGACGACCTGGAACGCGCCTTTGGGGCGCGTTTTTTGGTGGCACACCGAAAGGGCCACAATGGCGCGATGCATAATGATCCAAGGCACCGGCACCAATGTCGGCAAGTCCATGATCGTGGCGGGCCTTGCGCGCGCCTTTGTGCGCCGCGGCCTGTCCGTGCGTCCGTTCAAACCGCAAAACATGTCCAACAACGCCGCTGTCACACCGGATGGCGGCGAAATCGGGCGCGCGCAGGCACTGCAGGCGCGTGCGGCCTGTGTTGCCCCGCACATCGATATGAACCCCGTTCTTTTGAAACCGCAAAGCACGACAGGCGCGCAGGTCATCGTACAGGGCAAGGTGCGCGGGATGCAGTTGGCCAAGAACTACGGCCAGCACAAACACAACCTGCTGCCCGATGTACTGGACAGTTTTTACCGCCTTGCACAAGCCTGTGATCTTGTCCTGATCGAAGGCGCCGGCAGCCCGTCTGAAACCAATTTGCGTGCCGGCGACATTGCCAATATGGGCTTTGCCACGGCTGCAGACGTACCTGTTGTCCTGTTCGGTGATATTGATCGAGGCGGTGTCATCGCGCAGATTGTCGGCACTTCGGCGGTACTGGATATCGCCGACCTGAAACAGATAAAAGCGTTTGGGGTCAACAAGTTTCGTGGTGATGTTCGCCTTTTTGATGACGGGCTAAGCGATATCATTGCGCGAACCGGCTGGCCTTGTCTTGGTGTCATCCCATGGTTTGACGGTGCCGCGCACCTGCCCGCCGAAGACGTGATGGACATCGCCTCCAAATCCGGTGGCGATTTCAGGATCGCCGTGCCCCGCCTGCCCCGCATCGCAAATTTCGACGATCTCGATCCCCTGTCACAGGAACCCGGTGTCAGCGTTGCCTTTATCGAACCCGGCACGGCCCTGCCCGGGGATGCCGATCTGGTTCTGATCCCCGGAAGCAAGGCCACACTGGCCGATCTGGCCGCGTTTCGCAGTGCCGGGTGGGATGTTGATCTGGCCGCCCATATCCGCCGTGGCGGGCAGGTTATGGGCATTTGCGGCGGTTATCAGATGTTGGGGCAAACCCTTTCAGATCCGCTGGGCATCGAAGGGCCGCCGGAAACGGTAGAGGGGTTGGGGCATCTCAATGTGCACACCGTTCTGGAACCGCACAAACAGGTCACGCAGGTTTCCGGCCATGACTACCACAGCGGCGCCCCTGTCGAAGGCTACGAAATTCACATGGGCAAGACCACCGGCCCCGATTGCGCGCGCCCCTGGCTGACGATCAGCGGCCAACCCGCAGGGGCCGCCAGTGCCAACGCCCTTGTCCGCGGCTGCTATGTGCACGGGTTGTTCGCATCCGACAGGTTTCGTGCTGCTTTTCTTGCAAATCACGGAGTCGCGTCGGATCACAGCTATGATCAGACGGTCGAAACCGCGCTGGACGCTTTGGCCCAGCATCTTGAACGCCACATGGATATTGATGCACTGTTTGCTCTGGCAACAGAGGTCAGGCCGCAGCCCCGTTAACCGGGCCGGTGTTCAGTCCAGATCCAGTTCGGCCAAGGCACGCTGGATTTCGCGCCGCACCAGTTTACGCACATTGCGGGTAATCCGTTCACCCAGCCTGCCCTGCAACTCCTGACGCACGATATCACTGACAAGTTCCCGCAGGGATTCTTCGTCCAGAACCGCATCACCCTCATCAACCTGTTCAAAGTCGATCGGATCGCCCCGATGGCGGAATTGCGGTTGCGCCACAAATACATCCTCGTCCTGCTCTGCTTGCGGGTCTTGCGCTTCAAATGCAGGTTCAACGTTGCCCGATTGATCGGCATCGATGTCATGCAAAACCGTTGTGGTGTCCGCTGCGGCCGCTTCCGGCGGGGTCTGATCTTCGTGATCTTCCCACTCCATCGCCTCGACTTCGGTGCCGGAATAATCGTCCTTGCCGGTGTCATCCGGTTCCCACTGGTCCGGGGTCTTGGCGATAACTTCTTCCAGTGCGGCAATTTTTTCCGTCAATTCCTTGGTCGAGGCACGGCGGAATACCAAAGGTGCATCGGGTGCCACGTCTTCGGTCTTGTCAAACAGGCTCTCGGCCGTCTCGTCCTGTTCCGGATCGGGCGTTTCGTCGCTGTCCGCATACTGATCTTCTGACACAGCTTCGGGCTGGTCCCACTGTGTATCGTGATCTTCCACGCGCTGTTCCACTGTGTTTTCAGCTGCTTGCGCCCCTTCATCTTCAGGCGCATCGTCTTCGGTCGGGCGGTTGTCCTTTGCGCATTCCTGATCTGGCGCAGTTTGACGCGCCTCTTTGCGCAAATGGTTCAGAAAGAAATACGAACTGCTTGCCGACCCGCCGGCCTGCGCCGAATACCCTGCGTTCCGGTTGCTATTCTGCGAATCGGCCTGCGGCGCTTCACCCGCTTGCGCGGGCGCGGCTTGCCCTGCCGTTTCGTCGTGCGTGTCCTCTGTCAGGCCGGATGCGTCCTGCGCATCAGGCGCGTCGGCAATCGCTTCGGCCTCGTCCGGTTCGGGATGCGTTTCGGCCCATTTGGTTTCGTCGTCATCCTGCACCCGCAGCGCAGGCGTGAGAACCAACCGGCCCGGCGCTGTATCCGGCCCAGTGCCGGCCGCCACCTCTTTGGGGCGAACATCACTCGATACAAGACGGCGTATCGAAGACAAAACGTCCTCAACTTCGGCGCGGTTTACTGGGTCTGGCATACACTCACTTCCACAATCGCTTTTGAACAATACTAACGGCTGGATTTAAGTCTCACAACAGATAGAGAAAATTGTTATTCTTTCCCCAGCGACTTTAGCACTTTGTCCAGCTGCTTGCCCTGACGGCTGGACGCGGTCGGCGCGTCCTTTACCAGATCGTAATACGCCGCCGGATCATAACGCTGTACCGCCAGGTTCAGCCCGTCCGCAGTCAGCGTTCCGATCGAAGACAGCACCGCATAAGCCGCGATATACTGTTGTGCCTGCGCCGAAATCCGCGTTGCCTGCGCATCCAGAAGCTCTTGTTCCGCGTCCAGCACATCCAGCGTTGTCCGCGCGCCCAGTGCCGCTTCCTCCCGGATGCCATCAAATGCGATTCGGGCCGCAACGATCTGTTGTTCCGATGATTCCAGCGCAGCCCGCGCCACAGCCAGCCGCGCAACAGCGTTGCCCACGTTCTGCTGAAGATCATGGCGCACACGGTGCAGATTGCCCCGCGCCGCATCGCGGAATGCGATCGCCTGCCGCACACTGGCCGACAAAGCACCGCCTCCGTAAATCACCTGATTCATCCGCAGCCCGACCGATGCCGACTGGCCGAAATTGCTGGATCCCAGCTTGTCATCCGACGCGATCCGCCCGTCCAGAGTGATACGGGGGCGGATATCCGATTTAGCCCGCAGGATATTCAGTTCTGCTGCGGCCACTTCGCGCTGGACCTGCAACATGAACGGATGCCCGCGCACCGCCTGGTTCTTGGCGCTGTCGATGTTGCCCGGTATGCTTGGCAACCGCCCCGGCGCAACCAGATTGCCCGGTGCCCGCCCGACGACGTTCTTGTATTCTTCAACCGCGATAAAATAATCGCCTTGCGCCACCGCCAGCCCCGACCGGCCCGCCGCCAAACGCGATTCTGCCTGCGCCACGTCCGTACGCGTCACTTCACCCACTTCAAACCGGTCCTGTGCGGCGCGCAGTTGTTCCGAAATAAGCCGCACGTTGTTTTGCCGCAAGGCGACGAACTCTGCCGCGCTGATTACGGTAAAAAAGGCGGACACTGTCCGCAAAAACACATCCTGCTCGATCGCGACCAGATTATAGCGGGTCGCAAGCAATGTTTCCTTTGCCGCCTCGACCGCAAGTTTGCTGCTGCCACCATCATACAGCAAGATTTCTGCGTTCAGTCCCAGCAACAGATTGGTCGAATTTCTGTCGGTGATCGTGGGTGTCAGGGTACTGCGCCCGTAAACCGATCCGTTTTCGATTGCCGCGCTCCAACTGATGATCGGGCGCAAGGCAGATACCGCGCGGGCAACATCCTCATCCGCAGCGCGCAGCAAAGCTCTGTTCTGATCCAGCAATCCGCTGTGCGTGTAGGCGCCGATCAGCGCATCGGCCAGTGTCTCTGCCCTGCCCTTGCCAGGCGCGCCCCCCAGAACCATCAAAACTGCGACCAGCGCAAAGATGCCTTTCACGCATAAATTCCTGATTTTGCTGCGGAATGCATTCACCATGGTATGTCAAACCCCTTCAGGATTGTCTTTGGTTTGCGTCGACCTTCAACCTGCAATGCAACGCTACACCGCGCTAAAGAGAAAAGACAGTTTCGCGCTCGAACCCGGCCAGAACCGGTGCCGCCGCGTTAAAGGAAAACCGCCAGTTTACGTCTCCGTCAATCTTGTAGCCGATGCGCACCACACCCAGCGCCCCATCCATGAACAGACAGGCGATGCGACCGCCCTCTTTCAGCTGATCCAGAATGGCTTGCGGTACCTGCTCGACCCCGCCCTGCACGGTGATGGCATCATAGGGGCCGTGTTCCGGCGCGCCCTCGGCCAGCACACCGGCCTGTACGATCACATTGTCCGCGCCCATTTCCGTCAGCGTTGTCTGCGTATCCGCCGCACGTTCGTCGTCACTGTCAACCGCGACAACGGCCTCGGCCATCCGCGCAATTACGGCTGATGAATAGCCGTAGCCGCAGCCGATATCCAAAACCAGTTCGTTTCCGGAAATATCAAGCGCATCCAGCATTTTCGCCAGCGTTCTGGGTTCCATCAGAACCGCCCCGCCCCCCAGATCGATGTTTTCGCCCATATAGGCGGCCTCGCGCTTGTTCGCCGGCACGAATTTTTCGCGCGGAACGGCCAGCATGGCGTCAATGATCGGGAACTTGGTCACGTCCGAAGGGCGCACTTGCGTGTCCACCATCATCGTGCGTCGTGCGGCATAATCTGGCATAATCTAAACTCAATCGTTCGGAATCTGGTGGGTCAGGTGTCGCACATCTTGTTCGGCACAGCAACGGTTCGCAACGCACGTCGTGGCAAAACGCAGCTACTGACTTGCGGCCCTGCAACAGATCGGCTAATCCGGCGAAACCACAGCGATCTCAGGCGAGTTGGCGGAGTGGTGACGCAGCGGATTGCAAATCCGTGTACACCGGTTCGATTCCGGTACTCGCCTCCAAGTTGCATTCGGCTGCTAAGCCGTTGGAAGACAAACAAAGAATCAACGAAACAAAACCGGACACACAGGTGTCCACGGATTTTGGAGGCACGACTGTGCGCGTTGATTTGGCCCTTGAGGCATACAGAGAAGATCACCTTACGGGGCTGCGGACGGGGTCCGAACGCTACACCCAACTGGCCCGAATCGTTGCGCCGTTTTCACATCGACAGATGCACGAGATCGACAACGTGACACTGAGCAACGTGTTGGGCCGATGGAAGGGCGGCACCCGGAACCGATACCGGGCGGCTGTGACCCATTTCTGGAAGTGGGGGCGCGCCTACGGCTACACCACGCTGCACCCGACCTTGTTGGCTGGCAAAGAGACGTCACGCGACGACGTGCTCTCCGTGCGGCTGCTGCGGACCCTCTACCACCATGCGGGGCGCATGGACGAGCCATGGGCCACCTACGGGCGGTTGCTGATCCTCACGGGGCAGCGGCACGGCGATGTGATGAACTTCCACCACGAGCGGCTGCATCAAGGTGACATGCACCTGCCAACCAGCAAAACCGGAACGCCCCATATCGTGACGCTTGGGACGCGTGGTCTGACCTTGGCGACCTTTCACTGCCACGGGTTCAACATGGCCACCACAGCCCATTTCAAGCGGCGCTGGTTCCGCAAGGCCGGTGTGCCTCTCTCCTACCGCCTGCACGACATCAGACGGTCGTTTGCCACGCATCTGGCGGAGGCTGGCGAAGATGAGGCGGACATCGACCGCATGCTGAACCATTGACATCAGGTCACGCGTCAGGATCGTCTTGTCGCGCGCCACGACGGCGGGAACGGTGCAAACGTAAAACTCAGGGGCATCATCATCCACACGCTTCACCACAAGACCGAACGGCCAGCGACGGCCACCTGTCTTTGTATCGTGGTCGAACTGCATGCATGCGGTGGCG harbors:
- a CDS encoding cobyric acid synthase, with protein sequence MARCIMIQGTGTNVGKSMIVAGLARAFVRRGLSVRPFKPQNMSNNAAVTPDGGEIGRAQALQARAACVAPHIDMNPVLLKPQSTTGAQVIVQGKVRGMQLAKNYGQHKHNLLPDVLDSFYRLAQACDLVLIEGAGSPSETNLRAGDIANMGFATAADVPVVLFGDIDRGGVIAQIVGTSAVLDIADLKQIKAFGVNKFRGDVRLFDDGLSDIIARTGWPCLGVIPWFDGAAHLPAEDVMDIASKSGGDFRIAVPRLPRIANFDDLDPLSQEPGVSVAFIEPGTALPGDADLVLIPGSKATLADLAAFRSAGWDVDLAAHIRRGGQVMGICGGYQMLGQTLSDPLGIEGPPETVEGLGHLNVHTVLEPHKQVTQVSGHDYHSGAPVEGYEIHMGKTTGPDCARPWLTISGQPAGAASANALVRGCYVHGLFASDRFRAAFLANHGVASDHSYDQTVETALDALAQHLERHMDIDALFALATEVRPQPR
- a CDS encoding TolC family outer membrane protein, which produces MKGIFALVAVLMVLGGAPGKGRAETLADALIGAYTHSGLLDQNRALLRAADEDVARAVSALRPIISWSAAIENGSVYGRSTLTPTITDRNSTNLLLGLNAEILLYDGGSSKLAVEAAKETLLATRYNLVAIEQDVFLRTVSAFFTVISAAEFVALRQNNVRLISEQLRAAQDRFEVGEVTRTDVAQAESRLAAGRSGLAVAQGDYFIAVEEYKNVVGRAPGNLVAPGRLPSIPGNIDSAKNQAVRGHPFMLQVQREVAAAELNILRAKSDIRPRITLDGRIASDDKLGSSNFGQSASVGLRMNQVIYGGGALSASVRQAIAFRDAARGNLHRVRHDLQQNVGNAVARLAVARAALESSEQQIVAARIAFDGIREEAALGARTTLDVLDAEQELLDAQATRISAQAQQYIAAYAVLSSIGTLTADGLNLAVQRYDPAAYYDLVKDAPTASSRQGKQLDKVLKSLGKE
- the efp gene encoding elongation factor P translates to MPKINGNEIRPGNILEHNGGLWAAVKVDHVKPGKGGAFAQVEMKNLRNGSKLNERFRSADKVERVRLEQKDQQFLYENDGMLVFMDAETYEQVEVPADILGERRPFLQDGMTVVVEFHESEALSASLPQKVVCKIVETEPVVKGQTAANSFKPAILDNGVKIMVPPFVGQDEDVVVNTETMEYSERA
- a CDS encoding tyrosine-type recombinase/integrase, which gives rise to MYTGSIPVLASKLHSAAKPLEDKQRINETKPDTQVSTDFGGTTVRVDLALEAYREDHLTGLRTGSERYTQLARIVAPFSHRQMHEIDNVTLSNVLGRWKGGTRNRYRAAVTHFWKWGRAYGYTTLHPTLLAGKETSRDDVLSVRLLRTLYHHAGRMDEPWATYGRLLILTGQRHGDVMNFHHERLHQGDMHLPTSKTGTPHIVTLGTRGLTLATFHCHGFNMATTAHFKRRWFRKAGVPLSYRLHDIRRSFATHLAEAGEDEADIDRMLNH
- a CDS encoding protein-L-isoaspartate O-methyltransferase family protein yields the protein MPDYAARRTMMVDTQVRPSDVTKFPIIDAMLAVPREKFVPANKREAAYMGENIDLGGGAVLMEPRTLAKMLDALDISGNELVLDIGCGYGYSSAVIARMAEAVVAVDSDDERAADTQTTLTEMGADNVIVQAGVLAEGAPEHGPYDAITVQGGVEQVPQAILDQLKEGGRIACLFMDGALGVVRIGYKIDGDVNWRFSFNAAAPVLAGFERETVFSL
- a CDS encoding DUF6280 family protein is translated as MKDFVDGTAFNNEQGNRARKLFAAVVLAALDDAIADDKKYGNGPEQIARWARSRDGREVLSCAGIDPNERVVTGLMDFVGKGVRTSVALSREESERRNAAQQAEAA
- a CDS encoding DUF2235 domain-containing protein translates to MQLNWLTNAFSAWLRARLSRARSSKPRGRGPVSHVIILDGTMSTLEPGYETHAGQTYKLLREMNGDVSLYYEAGLQFMDWRAAPDVMMGRGINRQIRRAYGYLASRYRPGDSIYLMGYSRGAYAVRSLAGVIDMVGLVKAEHATERNIREVYRHYQCNPGNSFAAAFARAYCHAQTEIEMVGVWDTVKALGLRVPLLWRLDAKRHDFHNHDLVPSVKHGFHALALDENREVFTPVLWECPQEWNGRVEQVWFRGTHGDVGGQLSGFYPARPLANISFVWMLERAQECGLPLPENWASRFPTDPDAPSVGKWRGYGKMFLLRRVRVVGQTRCERLHETVNVHSDTLSKSALMLAEEGPQSG
- a CDS encoding xanthine dehydrogenase family protein molybdopterin-binding subunit, which produces MEKFGKSQPVRRVEDLRFLTGGGGYIDDVAPAGALHAYVFRSPVAHARIISLDLEEARAADGVHLVLSSDDLDAAGITTAMRATILDNRDGTKAAAPVRPFLARGRVRFVGDPVAMIVADSHEQARDAAELIALDYEELPVKTDVGPGGAPLHDEAPDNRAFDWGMGDEAATDAAFAAAAHVVRLNVADNRIIVNSMEPRGCFADWDGNRLHVAFNGQGVWGLKDQLCAMTGLPPENVRVTIPDVGGGFGMKAMPYPEYFVVAQAARMLTRPVRWMSERTEAMLSDNGGRDLDSLAELAFDENHKITAYRVRTKCNLGAYNSQFAQPIQTLLFSKVLMGCYDVQTTWLQVEGYYTNTAQVDAYRGAGRPEAIYVLERAMDRAARELGVDPWELRRRNFIPAGAFPYTSATGELYDVGDFHKVLARAAVEADAAGFAARKAADGARGQLRGQGLCYYIESILGDPSEGAKVVFNADGTVHILVGTQSNGQGHETVYAQFLADQTGIPADRIHVVQGDSDLIAKGGGTGGSRSVTVQTHATLATADTMIAAFTPYLADKMGVEREDVVFDDETFRAPGSNMTPTLLEAADMARADGRTDLLEHEARATLPARSYPNGAHVAEVVIDPETGVTRVDKYCVVDDFGNLINPMLAEGQVHGGVAQGLGQALSERVVYDEDGQLLTASFMDYAMPRADDLPMIGFRSEPVPSTANPMGMKGCGEAGTVGSMAAVANAVQDALWNKGVRQADMPFTPLRVWELLQDATELAD
- a CDS encoding type III PLP-dependent enzyme; amino-acid sequence: MQQNPTLWRDPATHLAREQPDQPVLYFDPALLQATARQFQGGFDGLVTYAVKANDSAVVLDNLVAAGLTAFDVASPAEMAAVRRALPSATLHYNNPVRSAAEITAGIAAGVASWSVDDMGELRKLHAVPRDCEVAVRFALPVSGAAYDFGAKFGATPERAVELLRAVAEMGFAPSLCFHPGTQCEDPNVWAVYIRAAAEITKTAGVTTGRLNVGGGFAAHRGPVVPDLDAVFHAIDGAVTDAFGAQRPDLLCEPGRAMVAEAFSLAARVKAVRAPDQLFLNDGIYGGLADLRDMALSHRVRVYAPDGQLREAAPRPRVVFGPTCDSLDRLPDGLPLPDDLQAGDYVLFDAMGAYSIAMSTAFNGYGLRDVISTQSLR
- a CDS encoding Lrp/AsnC family transcriptional regulator, whose translation is MQIDETDTKLLRLLRENARLPVSTLAARLGLARTTVQARIERLEKTGTILGYTLRTGGHLRPRLRATALVSIEPRSGPAVLDRLRSLSGVEVVHTTAGRFDLMVQISAGSTEELDATLDRIGEARGVRSSESLIHLATKLDRVI